A genome region from Penaeus monodon isolate SGIC_2016 chromosome 14, NSTDA_Pmon_1, whole genome shotgun sequence includes the following:
- the LOC119580772 gene encoding insulin-like growth factor-binding protein 7 — protein MRASFLLLLFAGAALLGLLQGTEAHECPETCEGVACPDTSDCIHGTVKEHCGCCDVCNRRENEKCGGHEHEDGECIPPLECINGVCG, from the exons ATGCGCGCTTCGTTCCTGCTGCTCCTCTTCGCTGGCGCCGCCCTCCTCGGCCTCCTGCAGGG GACCGAGGCTCATGAGTGCCCCGAGACATGCGAGGGAGTGGCCTGCCCTGACACGTCCGACTGCATCCACGGCACCGTCAAGGAACACTGCGGCTGCTGCGACGTCTGCAACAGG agagagaacgagaagtgTGGCGGCCACGAGCACGAAGACGGCGAGTGCATCCCTCCGCTCGAGTGCATTAACGGCGTCTGTGGTTAG